DNA from Aphis gossypii isolate Hap1 chromosome 3, ASM2018417v2, whole genome shotgun sequence:
AACTGATGACTTAAAATTCGGCGTAACCGGAcacataattttgattattacatttatttggtaattttatcaaacaatttatactcaaaaatatatgCCGTAAACActcgtaatttaattttgaataatttattatttatcacacaatttaaaatttgaagtagTAAAATAAGTTGAAATAAGTTTAACGTATTCACGAGATAAAAAGttcagatttttattatttttattttcaacatatataaggaaccttgtattacacTTTCAAGGTTTATATCAGAGCAAAGACCTATTGacattcaaagaaaaaaactgttttaaaaatttaaaatatctataaataactcaaaaagataaatatctcttaaaaattatactttatatagaaaatataaacatttggtgaacattttgagtatttatataagtttatatgactcattaatttttaaattattaaaaaaaacaacgaaattcaagtatttaatacttttttattatttttattaaaatactaaatataaagtataaccaaacaataaataatgaaatacttttcatttaatatttaagcccttattttatacttgaaattactttttgaaataatttatgacaagTATTTCAAAAGATTATGACACATACTgacgtacacaaaaaaaactataattacacaatttattgtaaaactaatacattAATTGCTCCGTTCAGAGTCCATGCatacgaaaatatatttaaaattgtcaatagGTTTCATAAAGTTATTgaaatatggaaaaatatgcaggaaaaaaaattatatttaaattctcgTGATTGTGAAACGAATAAAGATTGAATGATTTGTGTTTTTCCTAAAGGCTAAAACCATAAGCACAGAAATCAACATGCAAAccctaggtataatattttgtcccTATTTATGACAACTTTAAGCAATATATTTTAGCTAAATAAATATCCAAGATACAtcaactgtaataatattggtttagATACTTAAGCTAAAaccaagtatataatactcataaaatatatctcgTAAAACGTTTTCAAGATTGAAGATATAAAACAAGTTAAATGACTGATTTACAAaagataaatacctaataaacttttaaaatcattagttatttttctatatacatcgtacaaatataatgtatattgaaatcaaattttaaatgataatcataacaatcattttagtatttatcagttatcaatTGGCCGTAaaagtaatacattaaaaaaaaaaacttcgttGAACACGTAATaacgttaaaaatgtttcgttttaaaaaccatgactaacaaatattatttattatcttttaatcggttaaaaataatactatcaaaatacaattcatTTTGAACTCATACTGGCACCGGTTtgacagtttaatatttaagtaattaacttttaaatgatAGATATTTCAGTTGTTTGATCAAGTATTTTCTATTAACCATTATGCATCGAACTTCAAAGTATCTtattctaaaatctaaatctaTTTAAGAAAACGCCAAACCCGTATTCGTTGTCTTTATCTTATACATCCgtaacatagttaaaaattgttctgCATATGATGACTTTAATCTctcgatatttatattaaaatcaccaACATTAAAATCATAGTGGGAAGAACTTCTTCCGTGTTGtagcgttttaatttttagattctgagcggagcgataaatatattgattttacaatgttgtgtgttttttttgtgtgtgtgtgtgtgtgtgtgtgtgtgtgtgtacacgaGAAcgtgtcgaaataatgcttcgatTTTTTACTTCAGTAGCTTTTCCGGTTCGAAAGTGAATCTAGTTGGTGCTTTTGGaggtcattttttaaaattcccaacagttttcaaaagcaccgggaaaaactaaaaaaaaattaaggaaaaacgggaatttttacgcaaaaccagtgttcgaccaaatcgactattttatatggttgtaattcaaaaaactaatcactgtaaatacttgaaattttcatcaaatgtttatgttaatgttatctatatacagttaaattttaaaaaatgtttgattttttttagttatttatagaccactgtaattttcgatttttatgagaatttttttttaaagtgtcgataaaaaaattttagatggctaaaaaactttgaaaatttaatacaagtttctttatgagttgttcttattgtagctaaaaaaaaaattaaaaacttacccGCTTTTTTTGATAACTTGATTACAATTAAAGCTATCGGTTTAAGAACATAaggtttttttatgtttttgtttttcatttaattattaaaaatgatttgttactactaacaaaaaaaattagtgtAATGCTCACAGGAAgtcgtttttttaaaaattacaataatttcatttgtgGGATTTTTCTGTAAACTTGTAATTTTTGCTTGAACTATCTtcgataaatagtaaatacctaatataaaaatgtatttaattattatttaatatatttagtatattaatatataattgtataaataaaattaatattgctatGGGGTATGGAATATGGACCATAACACACTCTGCTGCAGTTATAAAACAGATCGCACAGTTTAAATGTTTCTAACGcctcaaataaattaataccaatTCGAAAACTATTAATAGATAACTTGACAAaacgaatttaataattaagtaagtcTAACTTCATACTCAAAATGTCGTGTCCTAACATGTGAAAACCGAgagaaaacgaaaaaattatCCCACAATACTTGTTTAAAGTTAGTCTGTGTGTCGTTGTTAATCCATTTGAACACGAACAACTGTTTCAATCGGcttgatacatattattcaaaactttttttgtaagCTAGTCACGTGCATCATTACATAGTACCGAAATTGAAGTATACAACTTCTGTGTCGTCTCTTTCTgtataaaatcttatataacTAACTAGTACAACATTAAACAGAGAGTATTACGAATTGTTCATTTGCCTACattcaattaaattcattaaaaattttagatgGTGTACAGAAACCGAATTCTGAGAACTCATCTCAAttcattgaatataaaattatatcaacatgcaaattaaaaaaaaataaataaattatcgaaattagaaacaatttcataaatgtggctaattatttgttaatttatgcaaaaatatatcacaCCAAAACTAAAATGGCACCAAAATAAATCTGGAACTTACAATgtcatatagtttaaaaaaaaaacaaaataaaatcaatatttttgaaatattgagaataacactattttttgatttttattttttacaaataatagttgtacgattactttatattacttatttataaaatgtaaatatgtttgaatttaaatattaaatcttaatttgtaggaacattttatatcaagaataaataaatttaattaatactacggtaaaaaaattaaagtagaaATACCTTAGTCAGTAGATCAAATGGATGACATCAGTACGTTTCTGATAGCTACGGAGGCTAACAAAGGACAGccgaaaatttttataacttataatagtaAGCAGACAGCGGTTGAAGTAACTGTGATGATTGTAGGGGTTCAAACACCTTAAGCtagtttgaaaatgtaaagaaTGTTTGTATCTTGGTTGATAGGagagtcaaaataaaaattcacccACTCCTTGACAGTAATAAGATCCTTTTTATCTCGAGTAGTCGTATTAAAACCATCAGATCCGTAATTCCATGCGTTGTTGAgtgttattgtaatttgaCAGTCGAGTAGCCACTCAGCATCTCACCGTATAATTCTCCAGCAAACCTTTCAGGGGTTTCCAGGATCTAATGCTGAACGGAGACCCCGAGTATCTGACGGCTATCCTGCTGTCTGTCTAATTCGATAGTGGAAGATTAGCTCACCACCCCTTGAATGTCCAAACTGTGACCGATTATAACTCACAGTACGGGAGAGTGGTTGGTTTATCCTTCACATTTGTCACACTTGTCACGGTGTCACAGTGTCGGAGAGAGGCAGCGTGTTCAATCACCACACAAACATGACTCAATACTACACATGAAAATGGCTCAAGTTCATCAAGTCTCTTACTAGTcgacataaattttaattattacctatttatataaataaactagaacttattttattcaaatcacacgaaattacaaaatgtatatcacAGTGAAATCTATAAGTACCAGACATTTTCAATCGTTAAAATGTTGTTCGCTATTTGGATGAGGGAAAGTACACTAAAAAATGAACAGTAACAAAATACACCGAAACAatgaaacacataatattattacgtaggtatatattttatattattgtgtgtatgcatatacttatatgtataattatttgaaataaaatcaattaccgAATGAGATGGCCATTCCAAacgatattattctataatgatACGGAAAATGcacattgtaataaaatatactttataaattacaataaatatgatcAAACTATAGCCCCATAGAAGTGAccgttatttacatttatattatttatgtccgTTATAAGGGAGGTTTCactgcacatattattaatctaacttaatttcaaaaatcataaaattaaccaatgcctataacaatataactataatatgaaattaaataaatcttcatattttttcttaataaaataagtatttttttttttttttgtaagagaACTAAAACTCATTTATTGCATTGGTTTtcgatatcaataataatttatttttcaaataccaTTATCCAATAATCTATTGTATTAGgtctataaaaaagttaataactattattatatcccCATCGTTTCTAACCATTCACCcgtttttacaatattccTGAACGTAGTTACCaatgtcaatatttatttatcggcTTAGTAtatgtagttatttatttattaatgtaaattcgttactttattattaattattttagttatttagatAATGACAAAAATGAGTAAAGCTGAaggattttttataaatatttaatacgtcCTGGttaccaataataaaatttattattttattagtatcatTCCATATTTCCttctatagtaatatataaaagcaaaaaaaaaaactcgaatatttttctttttctttgtaataaatatctataatataggacaaatttaaaacaaatataaaataatatgatttttatacattaggtATAGGATTATATAAGTAGTGGGTGCTACCAATgtagaattgaatattaatttaatttaaaaaataacaagtgaAACTggatattaagtaatattctaTCTGAAAACAAAGGCActgtattcaaaaaatatttatttgtataatttagttgactaaaaaaaatgtcaaaatttaaCTAGAACTAAGCTTACtcatatttctttataaaactacaacacaaccataatataaatagtgacATTAAATTGGTCGACGAaagaaatatcattaataaaatcataatattacattataatatattataatttataacaaagcacaattattttagtaataaatatacaatacagaaaaaagtacttaaaaatatataatatatatattttttaaaacttaaaatgtacaaaacatGTCATAATAatgcatcataatatatttttagacagttgaaatataataataaaaaaatataaaactatcttactttttttttaatatcaccttataacttttatacagttataataataagcatttaataagtaatttattgtttacaactttaagaaaatggtttttttttttttttaactttagtaACTTATTTGTAAATAGTGTAACAGCTAGTCGTTcaacaatagtatattatatataaaaactaaaatcaaacaaaaaaacttttattgtttatagataACCCAAGTAAATGGCATTATAAAGTGagcaaatatatttcaataagtataatcAGAGCCACTTTATTGGGGGGAGGGCAAAGGGACATATGCCCCGGGCGCAAATTTTAAGGGGTGACAAAAAGTAAAAggttaaataagaaattaatgaaaggggcgaatatttttaattttgctccGGGCGCTAAATTATGATGGCACGGCTCTgagcataattttattttactaaatgttaATCTGTTTTTTGTTTGATGAACAGTTTAAGTATTGatcttataatacatttagtaataaaataaaagatgtaaattagtaataatgaaataacaataaaaaacaaaataacgtctaataataaatattggtacCATGTTAGTTTCACAGCCGTAGAACGTAAATGATGAGCTCCTTTATGTCTAATAACGTATTCCACCCAATAAACTGCCGTATCAAGAGCTGACATCGGCCTATCATGAAATATTGTGgacattttttttgcattttctgTAAAcctaaagtaatttaaaaataacttagtattataaaaatgtgaatttttaatcaacaacAGTTTTCgtccaaatcgatttttttttttttttttttatcacagttcaaaaaaaaaataataataactgcagAAACATAAAACCAGTAGTATTCTAACTATATCATTTAGGTCCCTTTACTAACGGAAATAAGTGTCATCAACCTCCCAACCAAaccaacaatatattattttcatatttgattataaattttacaaaaaatatcaaaattatattattttcatatatccaaaaaatgttatgaaatgTACTgtctaaaatgtaaataatgataaaataaaattatatatataattatatagattgaaaaaatgaaaaatactaaacCAATTGGCACACATATTCCATTAAGACTTGAGAAATGTGTATACAGCTTCGTTTTTCCACCCTATAGGCCGTCATAAGGCTGCTcacatataaattttgttttggctcacaaaaatctaatattttttttgttcttatatAGAATTGCCACTGGTTACGGGTATAaaagaaacttttaaataatctatatataatataaaaataaatgtaggcTTATAGGTTGTATACACCAAAATTACTCGACCGATTTTGACAAAGATGTCAAATTGTTCTTAGAGAAACCAGAAAAGTTTAAAGAGTATAGTTTGGACCacgtaaaaatagtaaaatacacccaataataatccaattcAATACAGACTTAGctgtttataaacttatatttatttgatatcatTAATATGTTAGAGCccttatttatcaaaaatttattgaattcaaatttcaagaGTATCCGGTTTCTATATTAGTTCCATTgcatgaaatatttcaatattactttaataatcattttttttaaaaaatgcaaatttttaaacagatacgctaatttttaagctatttataagtattttaaattaaatttttttttagtttttattctatataattacttaaatcaaccaaaaacttaaaaatatttgatacaaatttatttttaagttgttgtcttatagatattttaccgataaatattttagataaattgttatcaatCTAGTCAATtaggaaaattatataataagtatattataaatgtgactatgaattttgtacaaaattatttaaaacattgaaaatcaaCACAAATAATACTTTCTTAAAACACGGaaactaatagaaaaatattctaaataatcctatctttttttaatcgaattaagtttatgtttatctataatatataattaattaataataaaattaactagagTATAACTTAACGTATCTAGCAATCCAGTGGCGGATTTAAGGAAGGGACTAGAGGGGCCTGCCCCCCCCCATAACCCATAAGTTGTGTGAGAATATAATTGTGacgtaaaatttataatcacaATTCACGATGtactaatgtaaaaaaatatttgcccCCCCCCCCGCCCAAAACAAAATCCTAGGTCCACCACTGTAGCAATCTCAACTCTCAAGTTAATTACTGTAACTTACTTGTCCACTCTGttcaaaataactaatattattgtattttatattagtgtcACATACTAATTGTTTACGTTTGTATAGTGAAAtcatagtataggtacttgcCTCATATcagtcaatattaatttaacatctcTTTCAAAACTATCTTCATTCAGTGTATGAATATCGTTAATAAGTCCAAAGCCATTTTCTtggctaatttttaaattttggaacTGGTCTCCAAAAAAGGGAAACCCGATAAACGGAACTCCAGCATCTATTGTTTCCATTATGCCATGGATTCCCCCGTGTGTAATAAAAAGCTTGCAATTTGGATGTcctaaagttaataatatcagaacaattaaaaatattttaacgattttaaatttcatataaattattacttagaaTGTTTAGCTGTGGAAACCAAGAGTcgacataaaaattatctggGAATCCTTGGGTGTCGTTATTAGTCCATTTGAACAAAACTTTTTGTTCTAGTCGTCCCAAAACATTTACGAAAACTTCCAGTGTAGGTTTTGGTAGTCTAGATGTATCTAATAAAGTACCAAAATTAAAGTACACAACTCCAGCTTGAGCTGTGTCCATGAAGTTCTGTAGAGTCTGCcgcataaaacaaaatctattaCTAAGTGTAAATTTGTTATGTTACAAACactcaaatcaaaaaaaaaaaaaaaaaaaaaaaacagtacctTCTTCATTTCCTTTGTAGGTTGTATATGAATACCAGGAATTTCGATGAAATTTGGAACGTAAGGTCGTGGGCTAAGAATTGATACATCGGAATCAATAAAGCTGAGCGATATATTTTCGAGCATCTCTGTCATTTTTGGTCTGTTTTCATATCCAGGGTATTGAAAATGGTTATCCATTATTTCTTCTAATAGTGGGATATACGTGATTGGTTCAATAAACAGACTGTATAAACCAAACAATGTATTAAGTAATCgatattgaaaatcaattgATTTGCCAGCATTCAacttaaaatctttaatataagaaaaatctgAGGGATTGGCAGCATGACGAGAAATGGAAACGTAAGGCGCTACTGGAATGATACTAATAACTGGGGCACCATATTTATGACCCATGGCTACGGTACAATCTTGGAAAAACGATTCTATTATTACCAAATCAAACTTGGTTTGATCTTCTTTGATAAACTTTTGTATCTCTGGAGCTGATACATAAGTTTTGGTGACataaataccaaatatatttcgtatatatatttcttccaaaaaaaatagatatttgttTCTATTTTGCATGATAGAGTCcgttactaaaataaaaaaaaataatataaacattaaaatctattggttgctttaaaaattataattatgttactaACAATAAACTGAAAAGAGATATGGATAACTGGTTAAGGCTGTATTGGTGTGTTTTTGTGTTAGTTATCAATGTACctgaatcaattaaatattttaatttaaaaaatagatatcaTAAAGGAtaaggttataaataaaaaataattagtaatgttattatatttttcattaaaaataaacgtaacatattttatactagataaactaaattataatttttgtatttactaatatcatattttaacatatttgtttcagttggtttagttttttttaattacttggtCTTAAATCCAGCTCATATTTGGGAACGATTTGTGTATAATTCGAAGGTGGATTTTTCATAGGAAATGATGATACCACTGTAACATTATGACCTCTATGTGCCAATTCCAAAAACAATGGTTCAAACGACACGACATGACTCTTCCAAGGTGAAGGTACAAAAACCAGTATATTTGaagattttatttctaaagcACAATGAATTGCTACAAATACCAATATcgatataaatttcatttttactttatgcttccaagtttttttttttgttaatctgaaataagtaataatataacatacttggtaaaataaaattaataatgattttaaaatgttttatattattaaacaagaaACAATGTTGTGTTGTATCATTTTAACTAATGTGTGCCTAACCAACCTGTGTGATATACATCGTTTGAAATTTGATAGGTAATCAATTGataaaggtaataaattaataatttataagcattttttaaacgatttaaaataaaaccaaaataatgtttattatggtGATGTTTATCAAAGTGTTTAGTGTATAACAGGATACTGTATGAATACGATAAGTCGAaagttaaatgattataaatacaaacattattgtcaaattattttagaaatatttcaaatattcaaacaataaGTGATTACTTCGTTAtgattcaaaatgttattatacaacatagacaatatctatctatattctatactctacacaataaaattataagtcttAGTAGTCTTaccaattcatttttatttctaaaaaaaaaaaaagtatttgtatatttattggaaaaataagTACTTTTCAAATCAATCTAATTTCtttagaaaatacaatatcttaatttaaacaatattttaattacttacatttaactttattatagtaagtaaaacagaattttaaatcgtacgtttttaagttaactataactgatttaattattataaataacatatatcttttattaatctaacatttaaaatacttcaataaatttaaaattgtatcataaaaatttgaaaatatttgcatGTAAAAGATGTTTACAAAACGGGAGTTACACGAAGACTGTTAAAAACTTACATACAGCACATAGAATAGTAGGTCAGAGCTCACATAACTATCTAAAAATACGTACGAccttgaaatatatataatttcttttcaatttaaatgtttttttttcttttagtttaaaccacaattgaataaaaataaataaaaatacttaccatttccactaaaaaataaaaaataaattcgattgccacataatataatacctttttaaaaatgtataaatcataaaaaaaattaatttgtggcTTACACAGACAGAGATTTGGACAGTTCCAAACAAaggtttgaaattaaaatcctATTACTCtctttttctacattttaggtaataatacatttttatttttattatcgtatacctaataatacatagatttttgaaaatttataaagacaTTGCTGTTACCATTGTCTTGATTAAACCGAAAGCCACCAAGGTTCGTGTATAGCTGAGTTGCGCAAGTGGGAGTGACTACTAACTTGGCTCtactttattaacataatcaCAAAACACGTTTCTAGAAAACTAACAGAATACAATATGTAGAATGtaagtatacttataagtataattcaaatgtattaataattattatgtaacgcaagaaaagttatttttttaaaaaaaaaattctcttttacttataaaggtataaatgtttttaaaaatatttttttacataatttttaatcatttaaaaaaaattataacttttattattttatcatacaatcatgttttaagttttttacttttggaaCAACagaatttacattatttataattttatactcaaaagaacaatatttttctgaaaatgttcAATGTATAAAAGTTGAAGTTAATCCTAAtagatcattaatattaacaataattaattaattaactaattatgaatttacaatttataagtatttaaaaattcagataAACAAAGTCATGGACCATGATTACATGGGTACCCACGTGCGTGTGTTCCCATGtggtactaataataataaattacagttaTATGATTAATTAGATAAtcgttcaaaattttaatattaaatattaaaatttctggtaaaaatatttaactcttGAACATGAAATTGTACATTACCATTCAAAAaagcaaaaacataaaaattatttcattaaacatgataaaaatagaatttacccttatatatttttttaaataattaaattattaatatacataaaaaaaaatgtaaaaaggcAACAGTTGGTCCATCAAACTGATT
Protein-coding regions in this window:
- the LOC114131013 gene encoding uncharacterized protein LOC114131013 yields the protein MKYITILVILLNFYVHAIKSSNILVFVPSPWKSHIIAFQPLFLELANRGHNVTVISKFTVKDPPPTYTQLVPSYNFDIDGRSDYLFRERSMYYSFIEDPMTRSTILVDTTLMFMSDPVIQKFIKYDQSSFDLVMIESFFQECAVALGHKYGAPVISIVPVTPWISVSRWANNPADLSYIKDFMLDGGKSLTFWERLANSFIGFYSLFVEPITYLPKLENMMNTYFQYPGYENRPTMAEMLKNISLSLIDSDITIFSSRPYVPSFIEVPGIHFRPKKKMDKKLQEFMDKANTGVVYFNFGTILNVTSIPKPSLRILINVLGRLEQKIVFKWINNSTQDFPNNFYVNSWLPQSEILNHPNCKVFITHGGVHGIIETIDAGVPIIGFPVFGDQFQNIKISEENGIGIMSNIFTMTEETFEKEVKLIINDKKFSENVKRMSSIFHDRPMSALETAVYWVEYVIRNKGAHHILRSAAVDFTWYQYYLLDVIAFLIIIVLFIVCIFYFITKRILRQMFNLFHKQKINLTKKKTWKHKVKMKFISILVFVAIHCALEIKSSNILVFVPSPWKSHVVSFEPLFLELAHRGHNVTVVSSFPMKNPPSNYTQIVPKYELDLRPITDSIMQNRNKYLFFLEEIYIRNIFGIYVTKTYVSAPEIQKFIKEDQTKFDLVIIESFFQDCTVAMGHKYGAPVISIIPVAPYVSISRHAANPSDFSYIKDFKLNAGKSIDFQYRLLNTLFGLYSLFIEPITYIPLLEEIMDNHFQYPGYENRPKMTEMLENISLSFIDSDVSILSPRPYVPNFIEIPGIHIQPTKEMKKTLQNFMDTAQAGVVYFNFGTLLDTSRLPKPTLEVFVNVLGRLEQKVLFKWTNNDTQGFPDNFYVDSWFPQLNILRHPNCKLFITHGGIHGIMETIDAGVPFIGFPFFGDQFQNLKISQENGFGLINDIHTLNEDSFERDVKLILTDMRFTENAKKMSTIFHDRPMSALDTAVYWVEYVIRHKGAHHLRSTAVKLTWYQYLLLDVILFFIVISLLLIYIFYFITKCIIRSILKLFIKQKTD